TCTGAAAGTACAGTTTTTAACTTCGAGCATTTCAAGAGAAGCATCCATAGGTTTCATAGCATCAAGCAAATCTGAGACTAGATTTTGATAGTCTTTTTTGAAGGCTTCATATCTTTTTTTATTGTCCAAAAACCAATCTCGATTGTTGTTCGCTTTTAAATCATGAAGGAATTGTAAGGTGTCTTTTGAAAGCATAATGAGAAGCTATTGTAGTTGTTTTTTTAAATCATTTTCACTGATATAACCCGTATGGCTCCATTTTATTTTTTTGTTTTCGTACAATAATAAAGCTGGAAGTTCACTTATTTTTAATTCAGAAATAATACTCTTGTTTTTGTCAGCATCTAATCGGATAATTACTAATTCACCAGCTAATTCCTTCTGCATTTTCAAGAGATAAGGTGTCATTTTTTTACAAGGAGCACACCATTCTGCATAAAAATCAATCAATACTTTTTTGTCTGAATTTAATAATTCTGCATATTCTTGATTTGTGATTCCAATAGTTTTGTTAATTGGTTTTGCAAATCCTGCGGCATTCCATTTTAGTATTCCGCCTTCTAATTCGTAAATGTTTGTAAAGCCTAATTCAGCTAGTTTAGCAGCTGCTTTTTGGCTTCTTCCTCCGCTTTTGCAATACACAAAAACAGGTTTTGACTTGTTATATTTCTCAGCCGAAACAACAAAACTGTCTCCTAACCAATTCACATTTTCGGCTTTATCGATATGTTCGGAAGCATATTCTTCAGGAGTTCTGACATCTAAAATTTGTGGACTTTCTGTCTCTTGTATTTTTTTCGAAAAAGAAACAGCGTCAATAGTTTTTACTCCTTTAGTAGTTTGACCAGTACATGATAAAATGACAAAAGATAAAATTGCGAGATATAAAGTATGTAGTTTCATTAGTTTTGAATTTAAAATTGTAAGAAGCTAAAGTACTTCTTTTTTTAGCTTCATTGATATTACAATTTATTAAATAAAAGTTATAAGTTGAAAATTTTATACGTCTGATGTGTCGATTTTACGATGCTTTCCGTACGTTCAGGATGTGTATCCGAAATAAAAAGTTGTCCAAAAGTATCACTGTTAACCATCTCGATAATTTTGGCTACCCGACTTTCGTCTAATTTGTCAAAAATATCATCAAAAAGCAAAATAGGTTTTACACCACTTTGTTTCTTTAAAAACTCAAATTGAGCAAGTTTTAGTGCAATCAAAAACGATTTTTGTTGCCCTTGAGAACCAAATTTCTTTATTGGATGATGATCGATTTCAAATGATAAATCATCTTTATGGATTCCTACGCTAGTATATTGTAAAGCTCTGTCTTTATTGATATTTTCTTGCAAAAGAGTTAATAAATCATTCTCGAATAAATGACTTTCATAATTCAGTTGTACGGTCTCTTGAGAACCAGTTATAGCTTGATGATGCGTATTGAAAATGGGAACAAAGGCTTCGATGAATACTTTTCTTTTTTCAAAAATATAATTTGCAAAGCCATTTAGTTGCTCATTATATATAGATAAGGTGTCTTTTTCAAAAACATGATTTAGAGCAAAGTATTTCAATAATGCATTGCGCTGACTCATTACTTTTTGGTATTGAATGAGCTGTTGTAAATAAGGAGTGTCTAATTGCGAAATGACACTATCCATGAATTTTCGTCTGGTTTCGCTTCCTTCGACAATTAAATCTCTGTCGGCAGGCGAAATAATCACCAAAGGCACAAAACCAATGTGATCTGAAAACTTTTCGTAAGGTTTGCCATTACGCTTTAGTATTTTCTTTTGCCCTTTTTTAAGACTACAAACAATTTGCTCGTTTCTTTCATTTTTTTCAAATTCGGCATCGATTACAAAAAACTCTTCACCGTGTTTGATATTTTGAACCGCTAATGGATTGAAATAACTTTTGCCATACGACAAATGGTATATTGCATCTAAGACATTTGTTTTACCAATGCCGTTTCTGCCCACAAAACAATTTATTTTACCGTCAAACTCGAAATTAGCCTCGGAAAAGTTCTTATAATTGAATAACGATATTTTTTTTAAATACATTTAAAAGGTATAGTGAAAATGGGGTTTTTATTGCCAGTTTTAAAGCCGGTGCAAATTATTGAAAATTATTGATAAATAAGACTTTTAGCAGTTTTCAATAGTAAATATTTTGTCTTTTTGCACAAAGAAAAGGCAATGCAGAAAAATATTTTTCTTATTTGAATATAAAATCAATTTTTTTTACGTCGGTTTCAATAAAAATTTTATTTTTGCCACTCACTAAATTAAATATAAATGGCTACTTATAGTAAAAGAGGATATAAAGCACCAAAAGAAAAAGAAGTAAAAGAAGTTTTTGAAGACGTAAAAATTGACGAAAAAGACAGTACAACTGCTGGTGTTTTTTCGAAATTAGATGAAACTGCATCTAAAACGGAAGATTTTGTAGCTAAAAA
Above is a window of Flavobacterium sp. 123 DNA encoding:
- a CDS encoding thioredoxin domain-containing protein, whose translation is MKLHTLYLAILSFVILSCTGQTTKGVKTIDAVSFSKKIQETESPQILDVRTPEEYASEHIDKAENVNWLGDSFVVSAEKYNKSKPVFVYCKSGGRSQKAAAKLAELGFTNIYELEGGILKWNAAGFAKPINKTIGITNQEYAELLNSDKKVLIDFYAEWCAPCKKMTPYLLKMQKELAGELVIIRLDADKNKSIISELKISELPALLLYENKKIKWSHTGYISENDLKKQLQ
- a CDS encoding DNA replication/repair protein RecF, translating into MYLKKISLFNYKNFSEANFEFDGKINCFVGRNGIGKTNVLDAIYHLSYGKSYFNPLAVQNIKHGEEFFVIDAEFEKNERNEQIVCSLKKGQKKILKRNGKPYEKFSDHIGFVPLVIISPADRDLIVEGSETRRKFMDSVISQLDTPYLQQLIQYQKVMSQRNALLKYFALNHVFEKDTLSIYNEQLNGFANYIFEKRKVFIEAFVPIFNTHHQAITGSQETVQLNYESHLFENDLLTLLQENINKDRALQYTSVGIHKDDLSFEIDHHPIKKFGSQGQQKSFLIALKLAQFEFLKKQSGVKPILLFDDIFDKLDESRVAKIIEMVNSDTFGQLFISDTHPERTESIVKSTHQTYKIFNL